From Quercus lobata isolate SW786 chromosome 1, ValleyOak3.0 Primary Assembly, whole genome shotgun sequence, one genomic window encodes:
- the LOC115986054 gene encoding transcription initiation factor IIA large subunit-like, which yields MAATTTSAVYIQVIEDVINKVREEFVNNAGPGDDVLKELQGTWEAKMIQAGVVIGPIERSGAPKPTPGGPITPVHDLNVPYEGTEEYETPTAEMLFPPTPLQTPIQTPLPGTVDSSMYNIPTGSSDYPTPGSDTGGGGGGGGGGGGGGGGGGSSGGSGTNNNDPKTGKPSQFMQPPSPWMSQRPPLDVNVAYVEGRDEADRGTSNQPLTQDFFMMSSGKRKREDLPPQYQAGGFIPQQDGAGDATSEVFEIEVSGGSTSLGGHGIVTSANKEMLAHAARSCSKIPQLDGPIPDPYEDVISTPNIYNYQAVFNEDYNIANTPAPNDVPASTPAVVAQNDVGEDDDDEPPLNENDDDDFDDVDQVEEQNTQHLVLAQFDKVTRTKSRWKCTLKDGIMHINNKDILFNKATGEFDF from the exons ATGGCGGCTACGACGACGAGCGCCGTCTACATCCAGGTTATCGAGGATGTCATCAACAAGGTTCGCGAAGAGTTCGTCAACAACGCTGGTCCTGGTGATGACGTTCTCAAAGAACTTCAAGGA ACGTGGGAGGCGAAAATGATTCAAGCCGGTGTTGTGATTGGTCCCATAGAGAGGAGTGGGGCACCTAAGCCCACACCTGGGGGTCCTATTACTCCGGTTCACGATCTTAATGTGCCGTACGAAGGGACTGAGGAGTATGAAACTCCCACTGCTGAGATGCTCTTCCCTCCA ACACCGTTGCAGACTCCCATACAAACACCTTTACCGGGAACTGTAGACAGCTCAATGTATAACATTCCTACTGGATCTAGTGACTATCCCACGCCTGGAAGTGatactggtggtggtggtggtggtggtggtggtggtggtggtggtggcggcggaGGAGGCAGCAGCGGTGGCAGTGGCACCAACAATAATGATCCGAAAACTGGAAAGCCTAGCCAATTCATG CAACCTCCTTCTCCTTGGATGAGCCAAAGGCCTCCACTTGATGTTAACGTTG CTTATGTGGAAGGGCGGGATGAGGCAGACAGAGGAACTTCTAATCAACCGCTGACACAG GACTTCTTCATGATGTCTTCTGGAAAACGAAAACGTGAAGATTTACCTCCTCAATATCAAGCTGGTGGATTTATACCCCAGCAAGATGGAGCAGGGGATGCTACTTCTGAGGTGTTTGAGATTGAG GTAAGTGGGGGAAGCACTTCTCTGGGTGGACATGGCATAGTCACCAGTGCAAATAAAGAGATGTTAGCGCATGCGGCAAGGTCTTGTTCAAAGATTCCTCAACTTGATGGACCAATTCCTGATCCTTATGAGGACGTCATTTCTACTCCCAAT ATATACAATTATCAAGCAGTTTTCAATGAAGACTACAACATAGCAAACACACCAGCTCCTAATG aTGTACCGGCAAGTACTCCTGCTGTAGTTGCTCAAAATGATGTTGgagaggatgatgatgatgagccTCCATTAAAcgaaaatgatgatgatgattttgatgatgtgGACCAAGTAGAGGAGCAAAACACACAGCATTTAGTTTTGGCACAGTTTGATAAG GTGACACGTACCAAGAGCAGGTGGAAATGCACGCTGAAGGATGGCATTATGCACATAAACAACAAGGACATTCTCTTTAACAAG GCAACGGGAGAGTTTGACTTCTGA
- the LOC115986006 gene encoding serine/arginine repetitive matrix protein 1, producing the protein MSGGFFRGTSADQDTRFSNKQAKLLKSQKFAPELEHVVDMKKVNMDVIRPWVAHRVTELIGFEDEVLINFIYSLLEEKEVNGKTVQIQLTGFMEKNTVKFMKELWALLLSAQNTASGVPQQFLDAKEEEIKKKKAEADRMANEIEKKKEKESRELEQERSKKMDGVVETRATNTALEPNLKHRASSDYPEDGKEAEKRNNGVRGRHRVSRSPHSAKRSPSPPRGSPSRSISRSHSNPRSYSDDRHKSRSVSRSPEARGRSISSERVYRSPRRRSVTPRRRHSPMHSLSPRRRSTYSRRRSRSRSRSQSHRRSPSPVRRRLRSPFRRRSPFPVRHRRSPSPPRRRRSPSPIRRRRSPSPIRRRRSPSPIRRRRSPSPIRRRRSPSPMRRRRSPSPMQRRRTPSPVRRRSSSLVRRRAYSPIRHRSPLPNRSRSSSPMQRSPSPVRRRYRRSPTPPHDSPSPVRRRPPTLGRRRSSSPSPSAISIPSPSPSPSPTTTKYHRSPVRSPKERIRMNEKLSFAQKSPSSLRSPQRDSRDRSDTRKRVPVSLSSPGKSPTLSESPPRARKRVSSEDRSPYQSPVRQTGNQMTRDASFSPAGKPHHGSIESSEEAGEPNYVRDDMNNKSKSSQKRSIHSSSVNKQKDSPMKVHYKEGRSPERLADRRATESQTRSDKMELRKKEEEKKRSGFPPESPGKQKSPTSYKDSLLGDRQHLSYTGEGKISDEKIRSRSKNVDSNRRPSETALDSVGKVDYNKHTASTDSGSEESDKHRTEEKKRRKHKRSERKELASDDDYSYDSELDDRKEAKRRRKEEKKLRKEEKRRRREERRRRKEERRAEKLKMKNRDGSYASDGEHTARRESNPSDDEDMQSEQKRLEIELRKKALESLKAKKGISH; encoded by the exons atgtCGGGCGGCTTCTTCCGG GGCACGTCGGCTGACCAAGACACTCGGTTCTCGAACAAGCAAGCGAAGCTGTTGAAATCGCAGAAGTTCGCTCCTGAATTGGAGCATGTG GTGGACATGAAGAAGGTGAATATGGATGTTATCAGACCGTGGGTTGCGCATAGGGTGACAGAACTTATTGGGTTCGAAGACGAAGTTCTAATTAACTTCATTTATAGTCTTTTGGAAGAAAAG GAAGTGAATGGAAAGACGGTTCAAATACAACTTACTGGATTCATGGAGAAAAATACTGTGAAGTTTATGAAAGAGCTTTGGGCACTTCTTCTCAGTGCGCAGAATACTGCTAGTGGTGTTCCTCAACAGTTTTTGGATGCCAAAGAAGAGgaaattaagaagaagaag GCGGAGGCAGATAGGATGGCAAATGAgattgagaagaagaaagagaaggaaagtAGAGAACTTGAGCAAGAGAGATCAAAGAAAATG GACGGCGTGGTTGAAACGAGGGCAACTAACACTGCTTTGGAGCCAAACCTAAAGCATAGAGCTTCGAGTGACTATCCTGAGGATGGGAAAGAAGCTGAAAAGAGGAACAACGGTGTGAGAGGAAGGCACAG GGTTTCTAGATCTCCCCATTCTGCCAAACGTTCCCCCTCACCCCCTCG AGGATCTCCATCTAGGTCAATCAGCAGATCGCATTCTAATCCCAGAAGTTATTCTGA TGACAGACACAAGTCAAGGAGTGTATCTAGATCACCTGAAGCTCGAGGGCGCTCTATTTCTTCAGAAAGGGTGTATCGCTCCCCACGAAGACGATCTGTGACCCCTCGTCGGAGGCATTCACCTATgcattctctctctccaagACGGAGATCAACTTATTCTAGGCGAAGATCTAGATCTAGATCGCGATCACAATCACATCGTAGATCACCCTCTCCAGTGAGGCGAAGATTGCGTTCGCCTTTTCGTCGTAGGTCACCTTTCCCAGTGAGGCACCGCAGGTCACCTTCTCCTCCACGACGTCGTAGGTCACCTTCTCCAATCCGACGTCGTAGGTCACCTTCCCCTATCCGGCGGCGTAGATCACCTTCTCCTATCCGACGTCGTAGGTCACCTTCCCCTATCCGGCGGCGTAGATCACCTTCCCCTATGCGGCGACGAAGGTCACCTTCGCCTATGCAACGACGTAGAACACCATCACCTGTTCGACGTAGATCCTCTTCACTTGTGCGGCGAAGAGCATACTCACCTATTAGACACAGATCACCCTTACCTAATCGTAGCAGATCGTCCTCTCCCATGCAAAGATCACCTTCTCCTGTACGAAGGCGTTATCGAAGATCTCCAACTCCACCACACGACTCTCCATCACCTGTGCGGCGTAGGCCACCTACTCTTGGACGTAGGCGATCAAGTTCTCCATCCCCTTCAGCCATCTCCattccatctccatctccatctccatctccaacCACGACTAAGTACCATAGGAGCCCTGTGCGATCTCCGAAAGAAAGAATCAG GATGAATGAAAAATTGTCTTTCGCACAGAAATCTCCTAGTTCTCTGAGGTCACCACAAAGAGATTCTAGGGATCGGAGTGATACACGCAAAAGAGTGCCCGTTTCATTGTCTTCACCTGGGAAGTCTCCAACTCTCTCAGAATCTCCACCACGGGCAAGAAAAAGGGTTTCTAGTGAAGATAGGAG TCCATATCAGAGTCCTGTGAGGCAAACAGGGAATCAAATGACCCGTGATGCCAGCTTCAGTCCTGCAGGGAAACCTCATCATGGTAGTATAGAAAGTAGTGAAGAGGCAGGCGAACCTAATTATGTCAG GGATGATATGAACAATAAATCCAAGTCTTCACAGAAAAGGTCCATCCATTCATCTTCGGTCAACAAGCAGAAAGATTCACCTATGAAGGTTCATTACAAGGAAGGGCGCTCTCCTGAAAGATTAGCAGATCGTCGGGCTACTGAATCCCAGACTCGTTCTGATAAAATGgaattgagaaagaaagaagaggagaaaaaaag GAGTGGGTTTCCTCCTGAATCTCCTGGGAAACAGAAGTCACCAACATCATATAAGGACTCTTTGCTAGGTGATAGGCAGCATCTGTCATACACTGGAGAAGGTAAAATATCTGATGAGAAGATCCGCTCTCGTTCGAAGAATGTTGATAGCAATAGGCGTCCTTCAGAAACTGCACTAGATTCGGTTGGAAAAGTTGATTATAATAAACATACGGCTTCAACAGATTCTGGTTCTGAGGAAAGTGATAAGCACAGAACCgaagagaagaaaaggagaaagcATAAAAGATCTGAGAGGAAAGAGTTGGCTTCAGATGATGATTACAGTTATGATTCTGAACTAGATGATAGGAAGGAGGCTAAGAGGAGGaggaaggaagagaaaaaacTGCGGAAGGAGGAAAAACGTCGAAGGCGTGAGGAACGGCGTAGGAGAAAGGAAGAACGGCGTGCAGAGAAGCTGAAAATGAAGAATAGGGATGGTTCTTATGCTTCTGATGGTGAACATACTGCAAGGAGAGAGTCTAATCCAAGTGATGATGAAGACATGCAATCAGAGCAGAAAAGGCTTGAGATTGAGTTACGAAAGAAGGCTCTTGAATCACTTAAAGCAAAGAAGGGCATCAGTCACTGA
- the LOC115952130 gene encoding uncharacterized protein LOC115952130, translating into MENNSNVPQSEAFTNARKPPTRLQKRAPDSLQLDEVAGSIPTNPLAAGSETPKAIPFLSPLVLSPQPLSETGEKRLWDGTNNEQNNGTKRSSTSPSGGWQHPAVAAGTDPSTLLTSFQAQCMLVDHVQ; encoded by the coding sequence ATGGAGAACAATAGCAATGTTCCTCAGAGTGAAGCCTTCACCAATGCGAGGAAGCCCCCCACAAGGCTACAAAAGCGTGCCCCTGATTCTCTTCAACTTGATGAGGTAGCCGGAAGTATTCCCACCAACCCTTTGGCAGCCGGTAGTGAAACACCAAAGGCAATTCCATTCTTATCGCCACTCGTTCTATCCCCACAACCATTGTCAGAGACAGGAGAAAAACGATTGTGGGATGGCACCAATAATGAACAAAACAATGGTACCAAGAGAAGCTCAACCTCACCATCAGGTGGATGGCAACATCCGGCTGTGGCCGCAGGCACAGATCCATCGACCCTTTTAACTTCATTTCAAGCACAGTGCATGCTTGTGGACCATGTGCAATGA
- the LOC115952112 gene encoding uncharacterized protein LOC115952112 has product MAFGGAGYALSYPLAEALAKNLDVCIKTYPTLYGSDHIIQSCVADLGVSLSQENGFHQIDLHRDISGFLSALPQSPTVSLHHLDQVEPIFPSMNRYQSLNHLMEAAKADQSRLLQQTICYHKQSNWSFSISWGYSAHIYEKIYPPSILHRPLETFVQWKKSARPPYMFNTRFPSNDPCEAPHVFYFETVEKLILGNQIVTSYVRKSPHWLVACSSSGNHSADFISKIRVLSPAIRQDEGSNRRECCDILHVADNFTEVKFRACMRDEIVS; this is encoded by the exons ATGGCATTTGGCGGGGCTGGGTATGCCTTGAGTTATCCTTTGGCGGAAGCCTTGGCGAAGAATTTAGATGTCTGCATAAAGACATATCCAACATTGTATGGGAGTGATCATATTATACAGTCCTGTGTTGCTGATTTGGGAGTCTCTCTGAGCCAGGAAAACGGGTTTCATCAG ATTGATCTACACAGAGACATTTCAGGATTTCTGTCAGCTCTCCCACAATCTCCAACCGTTTCGCTTCATCACCTTGACCAAGTTGAGCCTATTTTCCCTTCTATGAACCGCTACCAATCACTAAATCACCTAATGGAAGCTGCAAAAGCTGATCAGTCACGACTATTGCAACAGACTATTTGCTATCATAAGCAAAGCAACTGGTCCTTTTCCATATCATGGGGCTACTCTGCtcatatttatgaaaaaatttatcCACCAAGCATTTTACATAGACCCCTTGAAACATTTGTACAATGGAAGAAGTCTGCTAGACCACCTTACATGTTTAACACTCGATTTCCCTCAAATGATCCTTGTGAGGCTCCTCATGTTTTCTACTTTGAGACTGTTGAAAAATTAATCTTGGGGAACCAAATTGTTACAAGTTATGTTAGAAAATCACCTCATTGGTTAGTGGCTTGTTCATCGAGTGGGAATCACTCTGCTGATTTCATTTCCAAAATTCGGGTCCTCTCACCTGCCATTAGACAAGATGAG GGCAGTAATAGAAGAGAGTGCTGCGACATTCTGCATGTGGCTGACAACTTCACCGAGGTCAAGTTTAGGGCTTGCATGAGGGATGAAATAGTGTCCTAA
- the LOC115986014 gene encoding protein PLASTID TRANSCRIPTIONALLY ACTIVE 16, chloroplastic, with product MAPTLTSNSFLLNTTPHSRLNFKKKRLTIFAKQAGPFPSLRFGKNNGSSSSEEPQPDGSANTNPLRFNFGKIPDVKSLIPAVNNPSTALSFGNQRRKDPGTVFVAGATGQAGIRIAQVLLREGFIVRAGVPELGSAQELARLAAQYKIISNEESRRINAVQSTFQDTESIAKAIGNASKVVVTIGPAENGPTSEVSTSDALQVIQAAQLAGVSHVAIIYDGSIASLSTNNVLDGISSFFNNLFSRSQPLTVPEFLQKVIETDVRYTFIKTSLTEDFSPEKSYNVVVSAERSASVNDYKVAKSQIASLVAGVFSNTAVAENKVVEVFTDPSAPSKRVDELFSAIPEDGRRKAYAESLAKVRAEEEARVAAEKAREAAEATKKLEEEVKKLSKQEARAASLAEEAQEKADAAGTSMENLLSKAKDFGSGLSWKSFSSQLTIPGQNPEEKPEVQLATVRGQAKARSLPAQKAVVKPPSLNFPSFKPKEKPEPKPKPKGKQTEENKEVRKVFGGLFSQETVYIDDD from the exons aTGGCTCCTACTCTCACCTCCAATTCATTTCTTCTAAACACTACACCTCATTCTAGGCTAAACTTCAAGAAAAAAAGGCTCACAATCTTTGCCAAGCAGGCTGGTCCTTTCCCTTCACTTCGTTTTGGCAAGAACAATGGCTCATCATCCTCAGAAGAGCCCCAACCTGATGGTTCAGCCAATACCAATCCTCTTCGTTTTAACTTTGGAAAGATACCAGACGTGAAGTCTTTGATACCAGCTGTGAATAATCCTTCTACGGCCTTATCATTTGGGAACCAAAGACGTAAGGACCCCGGCACGGTGTTTGTTGCCGGTGCCACCGGCCAGGCTGGAATTCGCATTGCACAAGTTTTACTGCGTGAAGGTTTTATTGTTAGGGCTGGGGTGCCTGAGCTTGGTTCTGCCCAAGAGTTGGCTCGTCTTGCTGCCCAATACAAG ATCATATCAAATGAAGAATCGAGACGCATCAACGCGGTCCAATCCACCTTCCAAGACACCGAATCAATCGCCAAGGCGATCGGAAATGCTAGCAAGGTTGTCGTCACGATCGGGCCCGCAGAAAATGGTCCCACTTCCGAAGTCTCCACATCAGATGCATTGCAAGTGATCCAAGCCGCCCAGCTGGCAGGAGTAAGCCACGTGGCTATAATCTATGATGGGAGCATAGCGAGCTTATCAACAAACAATGTACTGGATGGAATCTCTTCATTCTTTAACAACTTGTTCTCACGATCACAGCCGTTGACTGTGCCTGAGTTTTTGCAAAAAGTAATCGAAACGGACGTCAGATATACATTCATAAAGACAAGTTTGACCGAAGATTTTTCACCAGAGAAGTCATATAATGTTGTGGTGTCAGCTGAAAGAAGCGCCAGTGTAAACGACTACAAA GTAGCCAAGTCCCAGATAGCATCTCTAGTGGCAGGTGTTTTCTCAAACACAGCAGTGGCAGAAAATAAG GTTGTGGAAGTTTTTACGGATCCATCAGCCCCATCAAAGCGTGTAGACGAGCTTTTCAG TGCCATTCCTGAGGATGGAAGAAGAAAGGCTTATGCAGAATCACTTGCAAAAGTCAGAGCAGAGGAAGAGGCAAGGGTAGCAGCTGAGAAAGCTCGTGAAGCAGCTGAAGCAACAAAGAAACTCGAAGAAGAGGTGAAAAAGCTTTCAAAGCAAGAAGCTCGTGCTGCTAGTCTGGCCGAGGAAGCTCAAGAGAAGGCTGATGCTGCAGGAACTTCAATGGAAAACCTTTTGAGCAAAGCCAAAGACTTTGGTTCAGGGCTATCCTGGAAAAGTTTTAGTTCCCAGCTCACAATTCCTGGTCAAAACCCTGAAGAGAAACCGGAAGTGCAGCTTGCAACTGTTAGGGGACAGGCCAAGGCTCGTTCTTTGCCGGCCCAGAAAGCAGTTGTTAAACCACCTAGCCtaaattttccttctttcaaACCAAAGGAGAAGCCagagccaaagccaaagccaaagggCAAACAGACAGAGGAAAATAAAGAAGTCAGGAAGGTGTTTGGTGGCCTGTTTTCACAAGAAACCGTATACATTGATGATGACTGA